The following are encoded in a window of Effusibacillus pohliae DSM 22757 genomic DNA:
- a CDS encoding 3-oxoacyl-ACP synthase codes for MQTVGIVSTGVYLPQRFETGREIAEKSGIPPEIVEQKMGIVRKTLPGPDDHTCQMGIWAAETALRKGNVDPASIDLVIYVGEEHKEYPLWTAGIKLQQAIGAKRAWAFDIQQRCGTMVMALKVAKDIMQNDPEINTVLLAGGYRNCDFIDYTNPRTRFMYNLAAGGAAVILKKGHPVNQLLASHIITDGDFSEDVVVVAGGTRHPISHEALDKRLNTLDVTDPEGMKQRLEQKSMDNFLQVIRRAVEKSGYSPADIDYLAILHMKRSAHEFVLRQLGLREEQSYYLSEYGHIGQIDQILSLELGLQAGRIKPGDLVVLVSAGIGYAWDACVVLWG; via the coding sequence ATGCAAACGGTGGGCATTGTCAGCACCGGCGTCTACCTGCCGCAACGGTTTGAAACCGGCCGCGAGATTGCGGAGAAAAGCGGCATTCCGCCGGAGATCGTCGAACAGAAAATGGGGATCGTGCGAAAAACGCTGCCCGGCCCGGACGACCACACCTGCCAGATGGGCATCTGGGCGGCGGAAACGGCGCTCCGCAAGGGGAACGTCGATCCGGCGTCGATCGATCTGGTGATCTATGTGGGAGAGGAGCACAAGGAGTATCCGCTGTGGACGGCGGGGATCAAACTGCAGCAGGCGATCGGGGCGAAGCGGGCCTGGGCGTTCGACATCCAGCAGCGGTGCGGGACGATGGTGATGGCGCTGAAAGTGGCGAAAGACATCATGCAAAACGACCCGGAGATCAACACGGTGCTGCTGGCGGGCGGCTACCGGAACTGCGATTTTATCGACTATACCAACCCGCGCACCCGGTTTATGTACAACCTGGCGGCCGGTGGCGCCGCGGTCATCCTGAAAAAGGGGCACCCTGTCAATCAGTTGCTGGCCAGTCACATCATTACCGACGGCGATTTTTCGGAGGATGTGGTGGTGGTGGCGGGTGGCACCAGGCATCCGATCAGCCACGAAGCGCTCGACAAGCGGCTGAATACGCTCGACGTCACCGATCCGGAAGGCATGAAACAGCGGTTGGAACAAAAATCGATGGACAATTTTCTGCAGGTAATCCGGCGGGCGGTGGAAAAAAGCGGCTATTCGCCGGCCGACATCGATTATCTGGCGATCCTGCACATGAAGCGGTCCGCCCACGAGTTCGTGTTACGGCAGCTCGGTTTGCGGGAAGAGCAGTCGTATTACCTGTCGGAATACGGCCACATCGGGCAGATCGACCAGATTTTGTCGCTCGAGTTGGGGCTGCAGGCGGGACGCATCAAACCGGGCGACCTGGTGGTGCTGGTCAGCGCCGGCATCGGCTACGCGTGGGACGCTTGTGTGGTTCTGTGGGGGTAA